TAAATTTTCAGtcatgaatattaataaatcggTATTTTAGAATCGAGCTGATTATTTTCGTGGAATTCGgataataacaaacaatttaagagtgtatgctacctcaaattgcttattttccactcggcaggatgtccatatcttgaatatttaagtttgaagtTTATGTGTgataaagttcaggacataaactatctttcatatgtttcgaaaacatgattccataaaattttctcaatacaaaaaaatcgcaaactCACCGCACGCACGCgcacctctatttttgtattaaaaccttaatatctcagtaaatatagaagttatggacttgagattaagcatggtaattggaataagtatgaagaacatttcatatgttgcgttttttaaaaaataactattggtaatgtttATGGAGAGAAAATAGATTAGGAgattctcatgtgtatttagtacgggtaaaatctgaattcgagctgaggtagtgtagccccgtaagtaatatataaaactgaaaagttacGCGATACTATAGTTATgcagaattttaaaaatacttactcTAGTAATAGTGTTTAGGAACTTGACTCCTCGATAACTTATCGAGAGGATAATATCAGGAGAATCACGTGGCTCTTTGGTAGATTTCTTCAGCTTCTGAATGGACTTCTTTGTAGACTCAGTTCCTCGAAGTTCTTTTACAACTGTCGATCCTAGGTACTGTatgacaaagaaaaaaaaaatttgttcgtATTTTTAAGGAAAGTAACACCGAATAACTTCTGATATTAACTTattagaaaaatttataatttggaAAATTCGAATATaccataaattaaatttttagtgattttagaaccataaaaaatacataaactaaaacatttatGTACATATGTGTACGTGCGTCGATATGTCGCTTTACTGTTTCATAGAAATAAATGAGTgaagaacaaaaataaatatttgttatcatTATACTTACATTAGCGACATACGTCACAGCACCGGTAACTAAAACAAATGGCTGATGTTTCCATTGCGTTTTCAATGCCCCTGGGACCCCCACGAGGAGTTCTGATGGAGCCCTGATCTCCAGGTCCGAGGGTCGAGGGGGTTGAGGAGCTGGTCTGTTTTTCTTACTCCTCTTCAAAGTCTCACCCCCAGGTGGAGCTAGTGTTGGAACCACGGGAGGCGGGACAGGTTTTAAGTTATCCGACGGCGGtaacttttcttttatttcttctttcaattgttgaatattgtttttctaaaacaaaacatacatacaacgTGAAATATAACTTCCTAATTAATCATTGAAACACAACGTTCCCAACTCCAATAGTGAGCAAACAAAAGAGTTTCGCGAAAACGGAATGAAACGAATTGTTCCTCACAAAAGAAATACCTTAATTAACTCGAAATGTGATATACAATCGGGAAACTCATTACCTAGCAGATGTTAAGGCAACGTAATAACCAATCGACAAcctgaataaaaaaaacacaacgcGCGAAAGAGTGctaattaaatcaaaaagtgCCCAACAAAGCCTGAAACAAAAAGGAAAACTGAATCAAACAGTTCACACTTCAGAAgtgtaaaacaaaaatgttcCAACGTAAAAACGCGTAGTAGACAAGcgtgaaattttaattaagccTCTACAAGCGTAAGGCACAAAAGGATATAATTGACAGTGTCAACCATCTAATTTGACGAGTGTCATTTGATGGTAATAAAAAATGGTAGAGCAATGTAGTTGGGCTTTGAATAGAATGTTCTTCCGTTGCAGTGAACATCAATGGTTAGGGAGATAGGGCGCCATTTGGGCCTTCGTGAGTACAGGTTGCGGGTTCATCGATTTTCCAAAAAAGCTGATGAAAGATAATGTCCACGCTTAATTCGACTTCGCTTGAGCTTAAATTGTCGTGTAACGTTTTTATGGCTCACAGAATACCGACTAAACTACtgctggtttttttttattacatctgAGTTgtcgtattttttaatttaattaagaaaatttgctttttcaacattgcattttacggatataaatataagcgaACCAAAGTGTCACCcaaagaatacattttttgtgTCAAAGTAACGGAATATAGTTGTTTAtcatacaaacaataaaaaatatttcatgagACTGTAATTAGAAAATACAAATCTATATAACGaatcaaatttaaactttatcttTATCTATCTTTTACGTAGCagctgtattaaaaattatccaGCAAACAGTATTCATTAGCACTAATAAAACACTCAACATTTCTACATATTCAGAGGCCCAAGTAAATGCACATAGATTTTTTCTTTCTATGAAACCTATGTATTTTCACCGTTTTTACGTCATACCAGTAGTTAGGGCTGCGTAGAGTGGCTCACTCGGCGAATGAATAGCGGTCTGAATAGACGAATTGAACACTAATTACCCATACAGGGTTGGCGAcgtgtgaaattaaaaaaaaggtctcGGCTATACCTTTTAAAAACATACGTATAGAGATATATACAAGTATGAGTCATGTATACGTTAGtgtacatgaaaaatatagatttagattttatgatttaataataataataataacattcatttatttcagacaaaacGCTTGACGACGCgggacgcgttggcgcagcggtcagagcactggctgttgcgatggcggtcgcgggtttgattcccactcaCGACagcatttgtatcggccatatatttgtttgtcgtggtctgggcgttgtgcttgtgtattgtgtgtttccggaccccaacacaggagaaaagtCTACTGGGGACCAttgagtatgaagcgtttatttatttatttataaaagttgtCCATAAAAAAGGCTTAAGTAAAGTAGtgctatttaatttaatattatctgaatgaataaaaagtatacatatacaaatatatatatatatatatatatatatatatatatatatatatatatatatatatatatatatatatatatatatgtatataatatttcgaTGGTTTGTTCTTATGTTCTGTGAagattattgatatttttaaccgacttccaaaaaggggttCTCAAtccgattatatttttttacgtatgctACTTCAGAAAATTTGACtgtatggaccgatttcgatgattctttctatttttttaatcgaaaggtggtgcttgtcatttggtctcatttaaatttaatcgagatttgatgaATAATTTTAGAGtgatgtctaataatgcgttatttgactattttttcgacctacgttgtattatatatctcataactttttaccgggtatAATGATTTTCATGATTCTTATTTAAATCAAGAGCTTATCTTGTGgatccatttaaattaatttgatcaagatctgatgactacttttggagtaatcttcgataacgtgtatttacttgactattttttcgtctactgacgtttattacttattgatgtaattgaagtcggttttttttgcgagaaaacacaatattattatttgtgtaattcATCTACACAATATTTGCTTTTGCAGTAATTTCGAATTTCTGAAAGAAATATCATGCTCAAATTCACACTAATAGAATTGAAAAATTGACTCCTTAcatcaataattattatgttcgATATACGTATTTGTATCTTAACACATACAACATATGTCAAACTAAAAACAAATGCATATATTACGATATGTTTTATCCCAAGAAATGTCAAAAACGATAAATTGTACactatttataaatgaatatatgtTTTAACACACTAAAGAGCTTTGAGTTTGAGCTTTGCAAGTAAcacacaattttaatatttcgatCACCTCCGCGTAACATAAAGTGTTACAAATTAGCGCCATATTAAACGTAACACGTGTCCAATTTGCCGACGATGTAACCTGTCATTACAATTTTCTACACCACTTTCAGTCACCTGGGGTGTTGCTGGGTAACACACGTGTTTAATTAGCAGGAGATGAGCAATTTGAGGGATTACCTTTAACACCCTTTGGATTTTACGCTGATGGCTTTTTAATAAACTTCGAGTGACGTGATAGAGAGATTAAGGGTGATAACGCACTGAGGTTAATATTAAATGAACATTCGAACTTTATTTAATGGTATTTATAGCATgtgtatttaattactttttaaaactattttagtcGAATAGATACATACATGTTAAATTTGTTGTTACTTGTCTGGGTTTAATGACATTTGTGAcgatatagatataaaaaaaatatgttctttAGCCGTAGCTTGattgcttttatttatattacccaGGTTTCATAATAAATGGGTATTCAATAATTGATTTTACAAAGGACTTagaatttaaacataataagaggaaatatttattgaaatacgtTTTAGTGAAGATTCGAATGAAGATTGGAAGTTCCTACTTCCACTTTCTTTACCATTATGAAAACAGCTATATGCATGTGTGGTTATAGTTATTACAACCACCCGTCATCAAATGTAATTTTGACACtgatcttaaaaaaatatttagcaaatTCGAAATTGacgaataattttgtataaaatatcatacaaaATACAAGGGCTTCAATTGTATCtacgataaaatataaatctaacTTTATTAATACGAAGCGGATATTACGATAATATCGATATCATGATACGTCATACAGATGCAATAACGTATATGGCGAAGGGATGTCCTGCTTTGAATTAATTCGATAGTTGTGTCCTTATGGACGTTAAGTGATTTATAAGTGTTGTATaacttaattgaatattaagtgaaagttttatattgatttttaatgtttatttagaatcctataatgtatattaattgttttattttatttgaaacaattagatcaaaatatattttaatattttttttagaactagGAGTCTGAAACAACATAAGTCTGAAATAACAGTTGAGAGATACTTTTCaacttcttatttattttattttgttcttaaatcaaacttgaaaaataatgcggtaattgaaaatttattctttttttgaaaatagttaacaaataattgaCTACGTAAAGAACGAACAATTTACTAATGCCAAtccctttttttattatttaactaggtcagcaaacaagcgtacggctcgactgatggtaagcgattaccgtagcttatagacgtctgcaagactgctgcatcgcaagcgcgttgctgaccctatccccgatccccaggagctctggtcacctcactcgcCAACAGcaacgcaacactgcttgaaaacagtattatttagctgtgatcatctgtaaggtcgaggtacttccccagtcgggctgctccatattttgagcaggaaatttcctgctgtgtccaaCCTCAGTTGAAAAAACTTAAATCGTAAAACATTTTACAACTAAAATCTTACAGTCTCACAAAGCTACATTAAAAGATAGTAATAAATACGTCaagtatgaatatttatttaacaaaatatttttagcaacGTTTGAagtatttacttaatatatCTTAGAAGTAATTAATagaagtaataaattaattctttATAGTAATTCAAGAagtcaatttaaaaacaatcaatTTCTCACAATAACTCTTTCAACGATGTACACAAGTATCGTAGCAACTCCCTCGATATTACGGCTCGTCATCGGATATCCTTTTTacgatgttttaatttaaatcattgcatataatttatatgtaatgaACGCCGTTAAGCTTCGAGGCTATTtatgatttcaaattaatttactattataatattttaaaaggataTTACTAAAGACTTGTGAAATATCCAACATGaggtatattttattctttattgaaggtcttttataaaaagaaattatttggAAAGCATATAAAAGACCATATAATAGAAGcaacggaaaaaaatatttgcaaaaatgCAATTATTCCTTGCCGGAACCAAACCCAGTCGCCGATGTTTAGGCCACCTTCACGCACCACTACAGCAGAGCGGTTGTCATgatattcagttttcttttatGAGTTATATTCTCAGTATAACATTGACTCATTACTTTTTGCGATAAAAAACGCATACCTCTATATAATCAGTTAAACGAATAAggataatacataaaaattattatatttaaaattgtaacggTTTTCTCTTATTGCTCAACATGTCTGGGAAACAGTATTAATATGCGTGATAGGCATTGTCGAGTCCGTCTGTACGTGCAGACTACAACATGTTTGGAATATGTATATATGGTTTAAATTGGCGAATGGACAGGATCAAGGACGTGTTGTTAACACGCTGTCTTACATGTACTACGAGTAGGTACTAAAATGATTGAAATTGGTGTACCAATAGAATTTGTCGTGATTGTCGAAAATTGAttgatattttgataatttttttctgttaattttttatttttttattttcgcttTTTGCGAGTTTTTATTAAACACTAGTAGTCTACAATTTCCTTCAAAGCTCTGGCTAACTAacagaataaaaaatgtttaatcaaTCTGAATATATTATGACTTTCACGCTGATAAGTAAAAAATACCAATTGAGTAATTAGATTCTGAAGACTATGTAAggaattaaattatgtttatggaaataattattaaataattattttccacTGGCTACCTTTTCACACAATAATGATATGAATAAGCACCAATCACGTACCTACCTAAGATAATGACTTAATTCCAATAGCTACCTACAATGGAAAATATACACATCATAAGTAAAAGTATTCATTTTCCCCCAAAATAAATGATCGTTATATAcacttgtttttataattcgattaaaactttaaatgtcgAGAAATCAAATATAATCAGACATAATACTTCAATTAACTATAGCAGTTCACTTCTCAAATTACTTACGAACATTCGCCTTAATCgacaaacaatatattttatcgaTTACTTAGTAAAAACAAACAGACGAAAGAGCCCGCAAACGCGCTAGTTAAGTTAAGCCACTTAAACATGTTTAAGCTAGAAACCTTAGAAACTGAAGCCTAGTAATCCGTGTCATTCATGTTTAGCAAACGATTTGTCACTACCAATTAATTGAAACGAACATTCTAGAACCCAATGAGATGGTAAAAGCTTAGTGTAtgcaagattttttaaatattttttttatgtaagtgctGCAACCACCCAAGTTTAACCCActgttaatgttataaaaaatgttctCAAATCCAAAAGAAAACTTTTCAGCCTTAAAATTAAATGAGGTTCCCAAAATGTACTTAACTGTAAAGTATATCACATTTCACTTACATAAGTACAGACTTCGTAACAAAGTCTTCGAGTATATCAAAGAATGGCAGCATTATTACAATACAACAAAGTATAGGAGAAGACAAaatgataatgaaatatttttaaagaaaattcgtTTAAACAGGTGTAGCTGAAAGATagaaagataaataaaacttaccaaATTCTTGAGATCAGTATTAATTTCTTCAATATTATTAGCAGGTCCATTTTGTTCACCAGACACCGAACACAATATCCTCTTCCTGTGTCcaggtttatttatttctaatactgCAGTCAATTCCACCTCCCATATTCTCCTAACTCTGTCCATATCAACATACAAATGTTTCCTAAACGTATCACTATATTGTTCTAAATTAATAGTCCTTAGCCAATCATCCACTGATTCGTTTTggtttttacttatattattattgttatgattATTGCTTATTTCGGTTATTTTAAGAGGTAATTGTTTAGCTGACTCGAGTATTTTCTGCCTATCGTTTTCTTCTATACCCATTTCACGTAGGTCATTATCGTTTAAGATTCCATTCTGAAAATAAATGGGAAACTCAGTGATCAGAACGTAAACAAAGATTTGAAAgcttaagataaaattttattatgttttacgGTAAATGAATTTAAGATTACGCTGATTGACAAATGCTACATAATAAAACACAAGAGTGATAATGGAATTaatcttcaattaaaatatcaaaacaagtcagaactaaatttataatttaaaaaccactcactaatttataagataaatattactcacaataaaatcaatatcatCATAACCGCTCTCCACAAACAAAGGTTCGTAGTCGTGCATCCCAAGTCCAGACAACCAGACACCTAAATTCGAAGCAACAGATGGACTAAGACTAGATTCAGAACAGCTTAGCCCTAGTCTCGAAGTGAACTCTTGCTCCAATTCTGACACGAACACTGATTCTCTGACAAGTTTGCTTCCAAACGAAGCCATTATCTCGGATATCTTTGCCCACTCCTCCTGTTGGcaaaaaacgaaatataaagATCATCAATAGATCAGTAGCAGGATTgacttattttttaagttatattgttaattaaattaatttatttataattaataatataatacttaataatattgttaaaagactaaaaatacaatataaccatcgaactgaagtctataaaaattaaaatgtatcgccgaaatgtatgtacgaatATAAGTATCTAAGGACTGCACCAATTTGGATTGGATTAGAGATTATTTTAGATTGGACTTTTTTATGTCTTACTGTcagtacaatatttttatacaaataaataaatcaatggtcaattataatcaatatttactAAAATGGCGTACCAAGTTTGCCGGGTCACCTAGTATTTAGCACGTGAGTcagtatttgaatttaaattaaaaataattctatacgTCTTTCTTACAACGGTGATGCTTGTTTAACTAACCGCTCCCGAATGCCTCTAAATCGTTACGTTTTCCACGCTCGTTGACTCACAACTCTTATGAAGGCACCAAGCCATTGATGGTTTCCGGTATATTGTTGTGGTCTTTTCGTTCAATCgcaaaattatttacttaacgaCGTTACGTATGtgaattgaataaattaaacaaattaactcgtaataaatataaaaattggattattataaatattataataatagtttttttttaaataacaattttaaatgaaccatatttttttcacacaGCAACGTCAAAATTATAGTCACAAAATTCTAATTGAATCAGGCTTTATTAGGTTGTGAATGTTGTTTATAAAAACTCTCAGATCACGCGAAACaccttttcattatttaaaaattaaataaaaacttaacatgTTTATCTACTCCATTCAAAGAAATATCAATAATGTACCACTACTACTATTAAATACAACTGTTTTTAGCTAATTACATtaatgaaaatttcaaaaagtatatgtataatatacaacACAACACCTTGCAACAGTAACCTCTCCTttgaaacgtaaaaaaaatgtaaattatttcacGTTCAACAAATCGATATTATCATCACAATAAAAACGTTCAAACGAATATTAGCATATTACAGCACCTGCTGCAAAAACGTTCAAAACCACCTGCCTGGCATGTGCATGTTGcagaaaaaagttataaatatcatGTAGGCATAAAATAAGGATCTGATCAAATTGACTTGTAAATCTGCTTGGCAATAACTGTTAAGCCTATAATTTTATgacatacaatattatttatatcacgATTAATTTTTTCCATGATATCATAAGATAAATATAACTCAGACTTATCGTATAAACAAAACTAAGATTAATTAAAACCGTATGCGAAATACTTTATTCGTATAGACATTTTAAGAGCACTTAAtaat
Above is a window of Melitaea cinxia chromosome 19, ilMelCinx1.1, whole genome shotgun sequence DNA encoding:
- the LOC123662574 gene encoding ankyrin repeat and SAM domain-containing protein 1A-like; the protein is MGLFKGSTTTLDGIGLRPMPAERPKTLRKLKSVYDASPTDQNVNSLSSNGTADRTNGVEEEVRRRSNTTSSTQSGDKSLSILSPFDEQEEWAKISEIMASFGSKLVRESVFVSELEQEFTSRLGLSCSESSLSPSVASNLGVWLSGLGMHDYEPLFVESGYDDIDFINGILNDNDLREMGIEENDRQKILESAKQLPLKITEISNNHNNNNISKNQNESVDDWLRTINLEQYSDTFRKHLYVDMDRVRRIWEVELTAVLEINKPGHRKRILCSVSGEQNGPANNIEEINTDLKNLKNNIQQLKEEIKEKLPPSDNLKPVPPPVVPTLAPPGGETLKRSKKNRPAPQPPRPSDLEIRAPSELLVGVPGALKTQWKHQPFVLVTGAVTYVANYLGSTVVKELRGTESTKKSIQKLKKSTKEPRDSPDIILSISYRGVKFLNTITRELVCEHEIRNIHCACQDADDLTHFAYITKDHTTRSHYCHVFRVATMDQATEVILTLGEAFEVAYQMALREQANRVRIPPTTVKTPTHDPVTNKEKPNNHGRSHSITEIKLNGHQLKVAPIPASLSNEDFQSTKNSDGTRSPRTILKAPIASTEEL